In Tachysurus fulvidraco isolate hzauxx_2018 chromosome 3, HZAU_PFXX_2.0, whole genome shotgun sequence, a single window of DNA contains:
- the ube3d gene encoding E3 ubiquitin-protein ligase E3D isoform X2 codes for MDASIKQDDVFIELRERLQSGLLIIRTDVLKDTSEVNVSSGDSALKIHLSDWIYEVKLPPDVRLVEGSCQKNPELNVDGLHVRVRLKVGQHSDAQESAMQHLRAQRSYCFLCQSCGSMVLKDRRVLPLPNGNWNTLVDDWCCHPDPFANKKLLPQQEDCLLGDTYYLLTRDSSCDQSLTKEVDSSSMKAGSNLQSGKPVPAHRNVVCCKNCCAVLGEAVTTEVLKFYITEVVVRQSEDGGYTMPQNRQKFLESVLHSRLVELSSAQSIFRFSIQAPDGKSLIMLWLLNMDSLIASFSEKAISSDILVSASDRQPNKHQSRKAVRAIKVLYLPCTHGQQDEAVDAWEKDISVHPLILPRNTCEELLQLLSSFTKTLPSSMCSMNCYQVAYLRR; via the exons aACTGATGTTTTGAAGGAcacatctgaggtaaatgtgtCTAGTGGAGACTCGGCCCTAAAAATCCACTTATCTGATTGGATTTATGAGGTGAAGCTACCCCCAGATGTCCGTCTAGTGGAGGGTTCGTGTCAGAAGAATCCAGAGCTGAATGTGGATGGACTGCATGTTAGAGTGCGTTTGAAGGTGGGCCAACATTCAG ATGCTCAGGAAAGTGCAATGCAGCATCTGAGGGCACAGAGGAGTTATTGTTTCCTGTGCCAGTCCTGTGGGTCCATGGTGCTTAAAGACAG GCGAGTGCTCCCCTTACCAAATGGGAATTGGAACACACTGGTAGATGACTGGTGTTGCCACCCTGATCCTTTCGCCAACAAGAAGCTTCTCCCTCAACAAGAGGACTGTTTACTTGGGGACACCTACTACCTCTTGACCCGTGACAGCAGTTGTGACCAAAGCCTTACAAAAGAAGTGGACTCCTCCAGCATGAAAGCAGGCTCTAATCTACAATCTGGAAAG CCGGTACCTGCCCACAGGAATGTGGTTTGCTGTAAGAATTGCTGTGCAGTGCTGGGAGAGGCAGTCACGACAG AGGTTTTAAAATTCTATATAACTGAAGTGGTAGTAAGGCAAAGTGAAGATGGAGGATATACCATGCCACAAAATAG ACAGAAGTTCTTAGAGAGCGTGCTTCATTCCAGACTTGTTGAGCTGTCATCTGCTCAAAGCATATTTCGTTTCTCCATCCAGGCACCAGATGGTAAATCTCTGATCATG CTTTGGCTCTTGAACATGGACAGCCTGATCGCTTCATTCTCTGAGAAAGCCATCAGCAGTGACATCCTCGTGTCTGCCAGTGACCGTCAGCCTAATAAGCATCAGTCACGCAAGGCAGTTAGAGCAATCAAAGTCCTTTACCTCCCCTGCACTCACGGTCAACAGGATGA aGCTGTTGATGCATGGGAGAAGGATATCAGTGTTCACCCTCTGATCCTCCCTCGGAACACATGCGAGGAGCTGCTGCAGCTCCTGAGCTCCTTTACTAAAACACTGCCCTCCTCAATGTgctcaatgaactgctaccag gTGGCGTATTTGAGAAGGTGA
- the ube3d gene encoding E3 ubiquitin-protein ligase E3D isoform X1, with the protein MDASIKQDDVFIELRERLQSGLLIIRTDVLKDTSEVNVSSGDSALKIHLSDWIYEVKLPPDVRLVEGSCQKNPELNVDGLHVRVRLKVGQHSDAQESAMQHLRAQRSYCFLCQSCGSMVLKDRVFRRVLPLPNGNWNTLVDDWCCHPDPFANKKLLPQQEDCLLGDTYYLLTRDSSCDQSLTKEVDSSSMKAGSNLQSGKPVPAHRNVVCCKNCCAVLGEAVTTEVLKFYITEVVVRQSEDGGYTMPQNRQKFLESVLHSRLVELSSAQSIFRFSIQAPDGKSLIMLWLLNMDSLIASFSEKAISSDILVSASDRQPNKHQSRKAVRAIKVLYLPCTHGQQDEAVDAWEKDISVHPLILPRNTCEELLQLLSSFTKTLPSSMCSMNCYQVAYLRR; encoded by the exons aACTGATGTTTTGAAGGAcacatctgaggtaaatgtgtCTAGTGGAGACTCGGCCCTAAAAATCCACTTATCTGATTGGATTTATGAGGTGAAGCTACCCCCAGATGTCCGTCTAGTGGAGGGTTCGTGTCAGAAGAATCCAGAGCTGAATGTGGATGGACTGCATGTTAGAGTGCGTTTGAAGGTGGGCCAACATTCAG ATGCTCAGGAAAGTGCAATGCAGCATCTGAGGGCACAGAGGAGTTATTGTTTCCTGTGCCAGTCCTGTGGGTCCATGGTGCTTAAAGACAG GGTTTTCAGGCGAGTGCTCCCCTTACCAAATGGGAATTGGAACACACTGGTAGATGACTGGTGTTGCCACCCTGATCCTTTCGCCAACAAGAAGCTTCTCCCTCAACAAGAGGACTGTTTACTTGGGGACACCTACTACCTCTTGACCCGTGACAGCAGTTGTGACCAAAGCCTTACAAAAGAAGTGGACTCCTCCAGCATGAAAGCAGGCTCTAATCTACAATCTGGAAAG CCGGTACCTGCCCACAGGAATGTGGTTTGCTGTAAGAATTGCTGTGCAGTGCTGGGAGAGGCAGTCACGACAG AGGTTTTAAAATTCTATATAACTGAAGTGGTAGTAAGGCAAAGTGAAGATGGAGGATATACCATGCCACAAAATAG ACAGAAGTTCTTAGAGAGCGTGCTTCATTCCAGACTTGTTGAGCTGTCATCTGCTCAAAGCATATTTCGTTTCTCCATCCAGGCACCAGATGGTAAATCTCTGATCATG CTTTGGCTCTTGAACATGGACAGCCTGATCGCTTCATTCTCTGAGAAAGCCATCAGCAGTGACATCCTCGTGTCTGCCAGTGACCGTCAGCCTAATAAGCATCAGTCACGCAAGGCAGTTAGAGCAATCAAAGTCCTTTACCTCCCCTGCACTCACGGTCAACAGGATGA aGCTGTTGATGCATGGGAGAAGGATATCAGTGTTCACCCTCTGATCCTCCCTCGGAACACATGCGAGGAGCTGCTGCAGCTCCTGAGCTCCTTTACTAAAACACTGCCCTCCTCAATGTgctcaatgaactgctaccag gTGGCGTATTTGAGAAGGTGA